Below is a window of Deinococcus multiflagellatus DNA.
TCTTGTTCTTGTGCAGAATCTCGATGGGGTCTTCCACCGTGATGATGTTGTAGGCGTAGGTGCGGTTGATGTGGTCAATCAGGCTGGAGAGCGTGGTGGTCTTGCCGCTGCCGGTGGGCCCCGTGACCAGAATCAAGCCGCGCGGATTTTCGGCCAGCTTGCGCAGCACGTCGGCGGGCAGGCCCAGCGCCTCGAAGCCGGGGATGGCGTCCGAGACAATGCGCATAACCATACCCACCGCGCCGCGCTGCCGGAACACGTTGCAGCGGAAGCGCCCCAGGCCTGAAACGCTGTAGGCAAGGTCCAGCTCGTTGCGGTAGGTAAAGTCGTCCCACTGGTCGGGGCTCATCAGGGCCTGGGCCAGCAGCTGGGTGTCGGGGGGCATCAGGGGCTGGGTGCCGAAGGGCACGAGCTGCCCGTCAATGCGGCCCATGGGCGGGCTGCCCGCCTGCAGGTGCACGTCCGAGGCGCGGCGGGAGACCATTTCGCGCAGCAGTTCGTCCAGGGTCATGCGCCGCCCTCCCCAGCATGTAGGGGCATGTTGTCAATCAGGCGCACCCCGAACATCCGGGCCGCCACAAGCACGCGGTTCATGGGACTATTGTCCACCATTTCGCCCGCCTGCATATCACCGTCCACCACCTTCAGGTAGTCCAGGGTGACTTCTGGGTGGGCCGCCAGAACCGCGAGGCCGGCTGCCTCCAGTGCCTGGGTGCGCCGCTCGCCCCCAGCGTAAGCGGCCTGCACAGCCTTCAGGGCACGCGACAGCACGGTGGCCTCGGCGCGCTGCTCGGCCGTGAGGTAACTGTTGCGGCTGCTCAGGGCCAGCCCGGAACTTTCGCGCACGGTGGGCACGCCGCGCACCTCCACGGGCACGTTCAGGTCGGTGACCATGCGGCGAATCACCGCCAGCTGCTGCCAGTCTTTTTCGCCAAACAGCGCGTACTGCGGCTGCACCAGGTTGAAGAGTTTCAGGACCACCGTGGCGACGCCGGTAAAATGCCCCGGCCGCGCGGCGCCGTCCAGCCCCTCGCTGACGCCGCCCACCGTCACCTGGGTGGCAAAGCCCGCTGGGTACATGGTCTCGGGCGCAGGGTGAAACAGCACATCCGCCCCCGCGTCTCCGGCGATCTGCAGGTCGCGCGGCAGGTCGCGGGGGTAGCGGCCCAGGTCTTCCTGCGGGCCAAACTGCAGGGGATTCACGAACACGCTCACCACCACCTGCCCGCCGGGCACCAGCCTCCGGGCCCCCCGGATCAGGGTCGCGTGGCCCTCGTGCAGGTAGCCCATGGTGGGCACCAGCGCCACCGGGCCGCCGCTGCGGGCGGCACGCAGCTCGGCGGGGGTGGTCAGCAGGTGGGGGGGGTTACTCACGGCGCCCGTCCAGACCCAGCGCGCCCACCACGCCGTCCAGCACCCAAGAAATCACGCCCAGAATCAGCGCGCCCACCACGGCGGCCCCAAACCCCGACACGTTCAGGGCCGTGGCCGCCGCCACCAGCCACAGCACAATGCCGTTCACGACCAGGGTAAACAGGCCCAGGGTCAGCACGTTCACCGGCAGCGACAGCAGCAGCAGCACCGGGCGCACCAGGGCGTTCACCACGCCCATGACCACAGCGGCAATCAGAATGCTGACCGCATCCGCGCCGGGCACGAAACTGACCCCGCTGTACACCCGCGTGAGCAGATACAGCGCCAGCGCGCTGACCAGCAGCCGAACGAGAAAGCCCATGCGGGCAGGATACTGCGCCCGAACGAGAGCCTTAGACGGCTTCCGAAAAATTCCGTAATACGTTACGGAATTTTTCCGACCGGAAGGAGGAGGAAAAAATACGGATTTCCGGGAATTGGGCTGGCACAGCGCCGAAGGCGGGGAACATCCAGTTCTTTTCTGGATGTTACGGAAATGGACGGCAGTCCGTATTAGACGTACTTCAGCTGAGGATTGGTGCCCTTGCTGACATAGGCCACCTGCACTTCCTTGCCGCCGCCCACCTTCGTCTTGAGGTGGGTGTTCAGTTCGGCCTGCCGCTTGCCTGGGAACACATAGCAGACCTTGCTGATCTTCTCGCCGCCGTCGCCGGTGTAGCCTTTTTGCAAAATCCGCACGTAGTCGTCGTGCTGGTTGTTGTTGGTCCCGAGCGGCACCTTGGTGTAATAGAACTTGGCGTCATAGAGCGTTTGCGTCGCGCTGTCATAACTGTCCGAGGAGCGGGTCTGGTTCATCTGGCCCTGCTGGCTGACCGTCACCCGGCCCCCGCTCCCCAGCACGGTCTTGTCCACGAACGATTCGAACATGGAGCCCTTGCCTGACACACTGAACATGCCGCCGTTGGAGTGGTCGTTGCTGACCAGGGTTTCGCAGACCTCTTCCATGGCCTCGCGGGTCTGCACCATGTCGGGGATATGGTTTTTGAACAGGGCCTGGGTAAAGTGCGGGTACTGGTCGCCCTTGGCGGGCATCAGGTTCAGGACGTCCTGATCGGTCAGTGGGACCACGTTCAGCACGGCGTCCACGGCCACATGGTGCTTTTTGGTGATCAGCTTGTCCTCCATCGTGTCCACCTTGCGCTTCTTGGTTTTCAGCAGGTCAATGACCTCGTCGCAGTCGGACAGCACGGTGCCTGGATTGGCCGGCTTGATGTCCAGGGCGCCGAATTTCTGAACGTAGCGGTCATCGGCCTCCTTGAGCGCGGCGACCAGGGTGTAGGGTTTTCCCCCTTCCTTGTAAATGTCTTTGAGCAGGGTCTGGTACTGGCTGTCGTAAAAGTTGGCCGGTGCGCCCACTTTGCGCGCCGAGATGCCCAGGCGCTTATTGAACTCGGCGAGCAGCGCCACCTCTGGAAATTTCAGATACAGCTCTGAGCCCTTGCCCCTCTTCTTGATTTGCCGCTGCACCGTACCCGTCGCCGCCTGGGCTGCTGGGTGGGGTGCAGGACCCGCACCCGCGCCGCCCGGCCCGTCCATAACAGCCAGCCGCTTGCCCATCTGCTGCGCTTCCTGCTCCTTCCCAGCGTCGGGGTCCAGGCCGGGCTGAACCCGGCCCTGAGTCTGCTGCACCACATGGGTGGCCTCGTGGGCCAGAAGCTCCAGGCCAGAGGTGCTGTGCGGGTTGTACTGGTTCGCGGCGAAGTAGATGTCTGTCCCGGTGGTGAAGGCGGTGGCCTGAAGGCTGCTGGCCAGCTTCGCCGCTTCGCTGTCCGTATGCACCCGCACGCGCGAGAGGTCGGCGTTCAGGCCCGCTTCCAGGTGGCGCTGCACCGCTGCAGGCAGCGGTTCGCCCCCGCCCTGCCGCGCCTGGACCCGCTGGGTCACGGTCTGCAGATGCTGCGCGGCCTGCTGGCCCTGCAATTCGGCCAGTTCGTGCGTGCGCGCCGCGTGCTGGCCCTGCAGGGCGTGGGCTGTGACGGCCCGCTGCAGGGCGGCGTCCTGGGCCTGCACGCGCTGCACGGCCGCAGCGTAAGCCTGCGCGCCGAAAGGCTCCTGAGCGGCCTGCCGCTGCAACGCCGCCAGCAAGGTGCCCTCGTCCGCCCCCGCCTGCACATGGCGCTGCACCACGCCCAGCGCGTGCGCGGCGCGTTCGGTGGCGGGCACGTACGGCGCAAACTGCCCGTACGCCGCGCCCACCTCGCCCAGCGCCTGCCCGGTGAGGGCCGCGCGCTGCACCGGCGCCAGTTGTGCGGGCGGGGGCGGCATCAGGGGGGCAGGCTGGCGCTGCCACGCGCTCAGGCTGAGGGGCGTGACCCCGGCTTCGGCCAGGGCGGCGCCACTCTGGGCCACCTCGCCCTGGGCCCGCTGGATGGCGGCGGCCAGCCCACGCTGGGCTGCCTGATCCGCGC
It encodes the following:
- a CDS encoding phage holin family protein: MGFLVRLLVSALALYLLTRVYSGVSFVPGADAVSILIAAVVMGVVNALVRPVLLLLSLPVNVLTLGLFTLVVNGIVLWLVAAATALNVSGFGAAVVGALILGVISWVLDGVVGALGLDGRRE
- a CDS encoding eCIS core domain-containing protein, whose amino-acid sequence is MFERPSRFRSPRADLRLLPHVAPTSALPGPEDAEWDSAPQPATEPARRATSAAVQRALVAPTLQAASLLRADQAAQRGLAAAIQRAQGEVAQSGAALAEAGVTPLSLSAWQRQPAPLMPPPPAQLAPVQRAALTGQALGEVGAAYGQFAPYVPATERAAHALGVVQRHVQAGADEGTLLAALQRQAAQEPFGAQAYAAAVQRVQAQDAALQRAVTAHALQGQHAARTHELAELQGQQAAQHLQTVTQRVQARQGGGEPLPAAVQRHLEAGLNADLSRVRVHTDSEAAKLASSLQATAFTTGTDIYFAANQYNPHSTSGLELLAHEATHVVQQTQGRVQPGLDPDAGKEQEAQQMGKRLAVMDGPGGAGAGPAPHPAAQAATGTVQRQIKKRGKGSELYLKFPEVALLAEFNKRLGISARKVGAPANFYDSQYQTLLKDIYKEGGKPYTLVAALKEADDRYVQKFGALDIKPANPGTVLSDCDEVIDLLKTKKRKVDTMEDKLITKKHHVAVDAVLNVVPLTDQDVLNLMPAKGDQYPHFTQALFKNHIPDMVQTREAMEEVCETLVSNDHSNGGMFSVSGKGSMFESFVDKTVLGSGGRVTVSQQGQMNQTRSSDSYDSATQTLYDAKFYYTKVPLGTNNNQHDDYVRILQKGYTGDGGEKISKVCYVFPGKRQAELNTHLKTKVGGGKEVQVAYVSKGTNPQLKYV
- the panC gene encoding pantoate--beta-alanine ligase, encoding MSNPPHLLTTPAELRAARSGGPVALVPTMGYLHEGHATLIRGARRLVPGGQVVVSVFVNPLQFGPQEDLGRYPRDLPRDLQIAGDAGADVLFHPAPETMYPAGFATQVTVGGVSEGLDGAARPGHFTGVATVVLKLFNLVQPQYALFGEKDWQQLAVIRRMVTDLNVPVEVRGVPTVRESSGLALSSRNSYLTAEQRAEATVLSRALKAVQAAYAGGERRTQALEAAGLAVLAAHPEVTLDYLKVVDGDMQAGEMVDNSPMNRVLVAARMFGVRLIDNMPLHAGEGGA